A single genomic interval of Nostoc commune NIES-4072 harbors:
- a CDS encoding histidinol-phosphate transaminase: MLPFIRSDLAKFTAYKPHPSSDTAESVAGQFDRLDTNESPYDLPLELKEKLAWTYQQVIETNRYPDGGHETLKDAIAQYVNESAAISLYTAANISVGNGSDELIRSLLIATCLGGEGSILVANPTFSMYGILAQTLSIPVVAVGRNETNFEIDLKAAQAAIKQTQNPPIRVVFVVHPNSPTANSLTAAELAWLRSLSEHILVVIDEAYFEFSQTTLVGELAQRPNWVILRTFSKAFRLAALRVGYCVAHPEAIAILEKVRLPYNLPSFSIAAALVALQNRTLLLESIPQTLSERAKLIKILSQQPELQITPSAANFIYLRLKPNSFNSQDAALKTLHQKLRTLGTVVRHISGGLRITVGTIEENARTINRVQAVLANLEF, from the coding sequence ATGCTTCCCTTTATCCGGTCAGATTTAGCCAAATTTACCGCGTACAAACCTCACCCCAGCAGCGATACAGCCGAATCTGTCGCCGGGCAATTTGATCGGCTAGATACAAATGAAAGCCCTTATGATTTACCACTTGAGTTAAAAGAAAAGCTAGCCTGGACATATCAGCAAGTAATTGAAACAAATCGTTATCCTGATGGCGGACATGAGACACTTAAAGATGCGATCGCCCAATACGTCAATGAATCAGCCGCTATCTCGCTATATACTGCTGCTAATATTTCTGTGGGAAATGGTTCTGATGAACTAATCCGTTCTTTATTAATCGCCACCTGTCTGGGAGGAGAAGGTTCAATTCTAGTTGCCAATCCCACTTTCTCGATGTACGGAATTTTGGCACAAACTTTAAGTATTCCTGTAGTCGCGGTGGGTAGAAATGAAACAAATTTTGAAATTGATTTAAAAGCTGCACAGGCTGCGATCAAACAAACTCAAAATCCCCCGATTCGCGTAGTTTTTGTAGTGCATCCCAATTCGCCGACAGCAAATAGCTTAACTGCGGCAGAGTTGGCATGGTTAAGAAGTTTGAGTGAGCATATTTTAGTAGTAATTGATGAAGCTTACTTTGAATTCAGTCAAACTACCCTAGTAGGTGAATTAGCACAGCGTCCTAATTGGGTAATATTACGTACTTTTTCTAAAGCCTTCCGGTTGGCAGCTCTCCGTGTTGGCTATTGCGTCGCTCATCCCGAAGCGATCGCCATCTTAGAAAAAGTTCGCCTACCTTACAATCTCCCTAGCTTTTCCATAGCAGCAGCATTAGTTGCTTTACAAAACCGTACACTCTTGCTAGAGTCAATTCCCCAAACCTTGAGTGAACGAGCTAAACTAATCAAAATTTTATCCCAGCAACCAGAACTACAAATTACCCCAAGCGCTGCTAACTTTATTTACCTACGTCTTAAACCAAATAGCTTTAATTCCCAAGATGCTGCGTTAAAAACTCTCCACCAGAAACTTAGAACACTTGGCACTGTTGTGCGACACATTAGCGGCGGATTGCGAATTACTGTAGGGACAATTGAGGAAAATGCCCGTACCATTAATCGAGTACAAGCTGTTTTAGCAAATTTGGAATTTTAG
- the tnpA gene encoding IS200/IS605 family transposase, with protein MEILSSSHAKHCLGYHIIFCPKYRHQVLKDAVEIELKRILGEICKTYGWILHALEIMPDHVHVFVQADHTTAPVEIAKTMKSISAVHIFNTFKDLKKRRFWGSGMWSDGTFYSSVGGVSEEAVKRYIETQKQRGDLLSRRESVN; from the coding sequence ATGGAAATTTTATCAAGTTCACACGCTAAACACTGCCTGGGATATCACATTATCTTTTGCCCCAAGTACCGTCATCAAGTCCTTAAAGATGCAGTAGAAATAGAGTTAAAACGTATCCTTGGCGAAATCTGTAAAACCTATGGATGGATACTTCACGCGCTAGAAATAATGCCCGACCACGTTCATGTATTTGTACAGGCAGATCACACAACTGCACCAGTAGAAATTGCCAAAACTATGAAATCAATTTCTGCTGTGCATATATTTAATACATTCAAAGACCTTAAAAAACGTCGCTTTTGGGGTTCAGGAATGTGGAGTGATGGCACGTTTTACTCATCTGTTGGTGGAGTCTCAGAAGAAGCAGTGAAGCGATACATCGAAACTCAGAAACAGAGAGGTGACTTGCTTTCCCGAAGGGAGAGTGTTAATTGA
- the pstB gene encoding phosphate ABC transporter ATP-binding protein PstB — protein sequence MANNISTVNDTQTVLRTENLNVYYGKFLALKDIWLDIPKNQVTAFIGPSGCGKSTLLRCYNRLNDLIESFRADGKILFYDKNLYASDIDPVEVRRRIGMVFQRPNPFPKSIYDNIAFGAKINGYKGDMDELVERSLRQAALWDEVKDKLRQSGSSLSGGQQQRLCIARAIAVQPEIILMDEPCSALDPISTLRVEELIHQLKEQYTIVIVTHNMQQAARVSDKTAFFNVKTTESGGRNGYMVEYDATELIFNNPQQQDTRDYVSGRFG from the coding sequence ATGGCTAACAACATTAGCACAGTCAACGATACTCAAACCGTTTTACGCACCGAAAACCTCAACGTTTACTACGGCAAATTTTTAGCATTGAAAGATATCTGGCTAGATATTCCAAAAAATCAGGTTACAGCTTTCATCGGGCCTTCTGGTTGTGGTAAAAGTACGTTGTTGCGATGCTATAACCGCCTCAATGACCTGATTGAGTCATTTAGGGCAGATGGTAAAATACTTTTTTACGATAAAAACTTGTATGCATCCGACATTGATCCTGTAGAGGTGCGTCGTCGGATTGGAATGGTGTTTCAAAGACCAAACCCGTTTCCAAAATCAATTTATGACAATATTGCTTTTGGAGCCAAAATCAATGGCTACAAAGGTGATATGGATGAATTAGTAGAACGAAGTTTGCGACAAGCAGCTTTGTGGGATGAAGTAAAAGATAAACTGCGACAAAGTGGTTCGTCTTTATCTGGTGGACAACAACAGAGGTTATGTATTGCTCGTGCGATCGCAGTTCAACCTGAAATTATATTAATGGATGAACCTTGTTCTGCCCTAGATCCTATTTCTACGTTGCGGGTTGAAGAACTAATTCACCAACTTAAAGAGCAATACACCATCGTTATCGTTACCCATAATATGCAGCAAGCAGCGCGGGTTTCTGATAAGACAGCGTTTTTTAATGTTAAAACTACAGAAAGCGGAGGTCGTAACGGCTATATGGTAGAGTACGACGCCACAGAACTAATTTTCAACAATCCTCAGCAGCAAGATACCAGAGATTACGTTAGCGGCAGATTTGGATAA
- a CDS encoding response regulator, with protein sequence MKSQANSKPKILVVDDEPDNLDLLYRTFYRDYKVLRANSGPAALDLLAQEGEVSVIISDQRMPMMSGTEFLSLTATQYPDIIRIILTGYTDVEDLVEAINAGKVFKYVTKPWEAEELKAVVRQALDTHNVLKARTRELTRTLRQESLLNTVTNTIRSALDYRQILQAIVDTVGHMLEVDVCLLRPFQDEQLADKGFIYQKPLSEEAGVQANNSSAVPLSTSAPLPLLAQTVWETREVQVIHDVTDDERIHGNTPELRQREEAFTAANICSSLVVPLICQQELMAVLALHQCSVPRIWEEDEVQLVLMVADQAALALSQAYAYEQVRALAKREALINTITSAIRSSLDPQDIFAAITQQLGQALQVDGCVLSLWTEEDEFVQCVGLYDSFQHTDNLRRDSPTQALPAPDNNSSSKNHLLPPRLPYSQASIQENPILQQMLQTHEPVVIGNVSHSPSDVQGFDLPLNMPARSLMFVPLLADGKCIGSITLHEGKKVRQWLSSDIDLAKAVAAQAAIAVQQSYLYQKTRQQAERLLELDKQKTEFFQNISHEFRTPITLIQGPLESAVAAGEGLSYSQSAIALRNSRRLLRLVNQLLDLQRLNAGRMQPSFHPCDLAEFVTQIVESFRPYCEKKRLHLVTQLDECSPVYLDMEKFDKVVYNLLSNAMKFTPEGGTINVRLKSERDRCILQVQDTGIGIVKEQIPHLFERFRQAEGSANRSYEGSGLGLALVKELVELHGGQVTVESVYGQGTTFSLWLMTGNAHLPTQQVLETPTELNTSRASVELADLELVSTTDDIENITINLSPSIDTQESALKTQHSILVVDDNPDLRTYVSEIFRRNGYHVQTARNGSEGHRLAQEIIPSLIVTDLMMPLVSGLEMIQMIRQEEKLKGIPIILLTAKADEETRIEGTENGADAYLAKPFNDRELLAEVRNLLALKENERRIVELNTYLTESVLKRFLPAVLVQKAATGDLTLDLRPEPRLITVLFSDIVGFTQLSNTLRSRRVAELLNEYLEAMTKVVFGNGGTVDKFMGDAILALYGAPEELTPNEQVRRAINTARAMHRSLAELNQRWRNQGVFDGDRLTSVQFRCGIHQGTAVVGMFGSAERADYTAIGPSVNIAARLQAAAVPGTILVSAAVADYLQEEEITKGSPLELKGVDETVLTFAVIPEVMVNR encoded by the coding sequence ATGAAATCCCAAGCAAACAGTAAGCCTAAAATTTTGGTTGTCGATGATGAACCAGACAACCTTGACTTGCTTTACCGCACTTTCTATCGCGACTATAAGGTGCTAAGGGCAAACTCTGGCCCTGCGGCACTCGATCTGCTGGCTCAAGAGGGAGAGGTCTCAGTGATCATCTCCGATCAGCGGATGCCGATGATGAGCGGTACAGAATTTTTGAGCCTGACAGCAACTCAATATCCAGATATTATCCGGATTATTTTAACTGGCTACACCGATGTCGAAGACTTGGTGGAAGCTATCAACGCTGGTAAGGTATTTAAATACGTTACGAAACCGTGGGAAGCCGAGGAACTCAAAGCAGTGGTACGCCAAGCTTTGGATACTCACAATGTTCTTAAAGCCCGCACCCGCGAGCTTACCCGCACACTTCGGCAAGAATCGCTGCTGAATACTGTCACAAATACAATTCGCAGTGCTTTAGACTATCGCCAAATTTTGCAGGCAATTGTAGATACAGTGGGTCACATGTTGGAGGTGGATGTTTGCCTGTTGCGTCCCTTTCAAGATGAGCAGTTAGCGGATAAAGGATTTATTTATCAGAAGCCTCTTTCTGAAGAAGCAGGGGTGCAGGCAAATAATTCTTCTGCTGTGCCCTTGTCAACCTCTGCCCCTCTACCTCTTTTGGCTCAAACGGTGTGGGAAACTCGTGAAGTCCAAGTGATTCACGATGTAACTGATGATGAGCGAATTCATGGTAATACTCCCGAACTACGCCAACGTGAGGAAGCTTTTACTGCCGCTAACATTTGCTCTAGTTTAGTTGTGCCATTAATCTGCCAACAAGAACTGATGGCAGTGCTGGCACTGCATCAGTGTTCTGTGCCTCGCATTTGGGAGGAGGATGAGGTGCAGCTAGTGTTGATGGTGGCGGATCAGGCAGCTTTAGCTTTGTCTCAAGCTTATGCTTATGAGCAAGTCCGTGCCCTTGCCAAGAGAGAAGCTTTAATTAATACAATTACTAGCGCGATTCGCTCTAGCTTAGACCCCCAAGATATTTTTGCGGCGATTACCCAGCAATTGGGACAAGCTTTACAAGTCGATGGCTGCGTCCTGTCTTTGTGGACAGAGGAAGATGAGTTTGTCCAGTGTGTGGGCTTGTATGACAGTTTTCAACATACGGACAATTTGCGTAGGGACAGCCCAACCCAGGCATTGCCAGCCCCAGACAATAATTCAAGTAGCAAGAATCATCTATTACCTCCGAGATTACCTTATTCTCAAGCATCTATACAGGAGAATCCAATCCTCCAACAAATGCTACAGACTCATGAACCTGTGGTAATTGGTAATGTAAGCCATTCTCCTTCAGATGTGCAGGGTTTTGATTTGCCGTTAAACATGCCAGCGCGATCGCTAATGTTTGTACCATTATTGGCTGATGGCAAATGCATCGGTAGTATTACGTTGCATGAAGGTAAAAAAGTACGCCAATGGCTATCATCTGATATTGATTTAGCTAAAGCAGTAGCAGCTCAAGCAGCGATCGCTGTGCAACAGTCATACCTATATCAAAAAACTCGCCAACAAGCTGAACGCTTACTGGAATTAGATAAACAAAAAACCGAATTTTTCCAAAATATTTCCCATGAGTTTCGTACACCTATCACCCTGATTCAAGGGCCTTTAGAATCGGCGGTGGCGGCTGGTGAAGGATTATCTTACTCTCAAAGTGCGATCGCCCTGCGTAACTCCCGCCGTCTGCTGCGACTGGTAAATCAACTCCTAGATTTACAACGCCTGAATGCAGGGAGAATGCAGCCTAGCTTCCATCCCTGCGATTTAGCAGAATTTGTCACCCAAATTGTGGAATCTTTTCGTCCCTACTGCGAGAAAAAGAGATTGCATCTCGTCACCCAGTTAGATGAATGTTCCCCGGTGTACTTGGACATGGAAAAATTTGACAAGGTGGTTTATAACCTCCTGTCAAATGCCATGAAGTTTACTCCCGAAGGTGGGACGATCAATGTCAGACTAAAATCTGAGCGCGATCGCTGCATATTGCAAGTACAAGATACTGGAATTGGCATTGTTAAAGAACAAATTCCCCACCTATTTGAGCGCTTCCGCCAAGCTGAAGGTTCAGCAAACCGCTCCTATGAAGGTAGTGGTTTGGGTTTAGCTTTAGTTAAAGAATTGGTCGAATTACATGGTGGTCAAGTCACTGTGGAATCAGTTTATGGCCAAGGCACTACCTTTAGTTTATGGCTTATGACTGGAAATGCTCATTTACCCACACAGCAAGTACTAGAAACGCCTACCGAACTGAATACAAGCCGCGCTAGTGTAGAATTGGCTGATTTAGAACTGGTATCAACAACAGACGATATTGAAAATATTACAATAAACCTTTCCCCCAGTATTGATACTCAAGAGTCAGCACTTAAGACTCAGCACTCAATTTTAGTTGTAGATGATAACCCGGATTTACGAACTTATGTATCTGAGATTTTCCGCCGTAATGGCTATCATGTGCAGACAGCTCGTAACGGTTCTGAAGGGCACCGTCTAGCTCAGGAAATTATACCCAGCTTGATTGTGACTGACTTAATGATGCCCTTGGTGAGCGGACTTGAAATGATTCAGATGATCCGCCAAGAGGAGAAGTTGAAAGGAATACCAATCATTCTGCTGACAGCAAAAGCTGATGAGGAAACCCGCATCGAAGGTACAGAAAATGGTGCAGATGCTTATTTAGCAAAACCATTTAATGATCGGGAACTTTTGGCGGAAGTTCGGAATCTTTTGGCATTGAAGGAAAATGAACGGCGAATCGTGGAGTTAAATACTTATCTAACAGAATCGGTGCTAAAGCGCTTTTTACCGGCTGTATTGGTACAAAAAGCCGCAACCGGAGATTTAACGTTAGATTTGCGCCCAGAACCACGCTTAATTACAGTTTTGTTTAGTGATATCGTGGGTTTTACACAGCTATCAAATACTCTCAGATCCCGACGAGTCGCGGAATTGCTAAATGAATATTTAGAAGCTATGACCAAGGTTGTATTTGGCAATGGCGGCACTGTAGATAAATTTATGGGAGATGCTATTTTAGCTTTATATGGAGCGCCGGAAGAGCTAACCCCTAATGAACAAGTGCGTCGTGCCATCAATACAGCAAGAGCAATGCACCGCTCACTGGCTGAGTTGAACCAGCGCTGGCGAAATCAAGGTGTATTCGATGGTGACAGACTTACTAGCGTCCAGTTTCGGTGCGGTATCCACCAAGGTACTGCTGTTGTGGGGATGTTTGGTAGTGCTGAACGGGCTGATTATACTGCCATTGGCCCAAGTGTGAATATTGCTGCAAGGTTACAAGCTGCTGCTGTTCCCGGTACGATCCTAGTTTCTGCTGCCGTGGCAGATTATTTGCAGGAAGAAGAAATTACTAAAGGTAGTCCGCTAGAACTTAAAGGAGTAGATGAAACAGTTTTGACTTTTGCTGTTATACCAGAAGTAATGGTTAATCGCTAA
- a CDS encoding RNA-guided endonuclease InsQ/TnpB family protein: MKRTVSIPVDLPSDKFLPLMNQCAEIFNAHVDWAIAKSSYNKNKAHKELYHLLRVQYPCVPSALLQTIRDNALEAIKATKFKSIPKKKPTSGLRYDKRTMTLRGKQLTLSCIGKRVTLILDVPEYFQEVFETWEFCGATVTCTNNTKQFWVRLVFETEDPQQIEGQIQGIDRGLYHQAVTNDGQFFSSSKIREVQRRYLHNRRKLQQKGTRSAKRRLKAMSGREKRFMRDTNHCVSKKLVNQPLIAVFVLEDLSSIRTQRRGKKMNKWLGSWAFYQQEQFLAYKAEALGKRVVHQDPRYTSQKCNICKHIRRTNRHKSRFHCKNCGHRTHADLNAAKNVRDDYILSSTQLGTQEQASVNMPYVSADSVG; encoded by the coding sequence ATGAAACGTACTGTTAGTATCCCAGTTGATTTACCATCGGATAAATTTTTACCTTTGATGAACCAGTGTGCAGAGATATTTAACGCACACGTTGACTGGGCTATTGCTAAGAGTAGTTACAACAAAAATAAGGCACACAAGGAACTGTATCACTTGTTAAGAGTTCAGTATCCGTGTGTGCCTTCTGCGCTATTGCAAACAATCAGAGATAACGCACTTGAAGCTATCAAAGCTACAAAATTCAAGAGCATTCCCAAGAAAAAACCAACATCGGGATTAAGGTACGATAAACGCACAATGACGCTAAGAGGAAAGCAATTAACCCTCTCGTGCATTGGGAAACGAGTCACTTTAATTCTTGATGTTCCTGAATATTTTCAAGAAGTGTTTGAAACTTGGGAATTTTGCGGTGCAACTGTTACCTGTACTAACAACACCAAGCAATTCTGGGTGAGATTGGTTTTTGAGACAGAAGACCCGCAACAGATAGAAGGACAAATTCAAGGAATTGACCGAGGCTTGTATCATCAAGCTGTTACCAATGATGGTCAATTTTTCAGTTCTTCTAAAATCAGGGAAGTACAAAGACGTTATTTACATAATCGTCGTAAACTCCAGCAAAAAGGCACTCGCAGTGCCAAACGTCGTTTAAAGGCGATGTCTGGACGCGAGAAGCGGTTCATGCGGGATACGAACCATTGTGTAAGTAAAAAGTTAGTCAACCAACCCTTAATTGCGGTTTTTGTACTAGAGGACTTGTCCAGTATTCGCACTCAGCGACGCGGCAAGAAAATGAATAAATGGTTGGGTAGTTGGGCGTTCTATCAGCAAGAGCAGTTCTTGGCTTACAAGGCAGAAGCGTTGGGAAAACGAGTAGTACACCAAGATCCTCGTTATACCTCCCAAAAATGCAATATTTGTAAGCACATCCGAAGAACAAATCGGCACAAGTCCAGATTTCATTGCAAAAATTGTGGACATCGGACACACGCGGATCTCAATGCTGCCAAGAATGTTCGGGACGACTATATTCTCTCCTCTACCCAGTTAGGGACACAGGAGCAGGCATCAGTCAATATGCCGTATGTTTCAGCCGATTCTGTCGGTTAG
- the pstC gene encoding phosphate ABC transporter permease subunit PstC, with protein MTTNSQNLSSATKNRSDVEKSLDRGFIWLTAIFAFGVAAALLWIGFQVAIASGPAIQKFGASFLANTTWNPVNDSYGVLPQIYGTLLSSFIGLLIAVPIGVGTAVVLSEDFLPAKVKLVLVFAVELLAAIPSVVYGVWGIFVLVPILTNLGKWLNSYFGWIPFFSTPPTGPGMLPAGVILAIMTLPIITALSRDALISIPSSLRQAAVGLGATRWETILQILIPAAFSGIVSAVMLALGRAMGETMAVTMLIGNSNNISISLLAPGNTISSLLANQFSEASGLQVSALMYAALVLFFLTLVVNIMAEFIVLRVKRL; from the coding sequence ATGACTACAAATTCTCAAAACCTTTCATCAGCGACAAAAAATCGCTCTGATGTAGAAAAGTCCCTAGATCGGGGTTTTATTTGGCTTACTGCAATTTTCGCCTTTGGGGTTGCTGCCGCTTTATTATGGATCGGCTTCCAGGTTGCAATTGCTTCTGGCCCAGCCATCCAAAAGTTTGGTGCTAGCTTTTTAGCTAACACCACTTGGAATCCAGTTAATGATAGCTACGGGGTTCTACCTCAAATTTATGGAACTCTCTTGAGTTCTTTTATCGGTTTACTTATAGCTGTACCGATTGGAGTTGGTACTGCTGTTGTACTAAGCGAGGATTTTTTACCAGCAAAAGTGAAGTTGGTACTGGTTTTTGCAGTAGAACTGCTTGCAGCTATTCCCAGCGTTGTCTATGGCGTGTGGGGTATTTTTGTTTTAGTGCCTATTTTAACTAACTTGGGAAAATGGCTCAATAGTTACTTTGGCTGGATACCATTTTTTAGCACCCCCCCTACAGGCCCAGGAATGTTACCGGCAGGAGTCATATTAGCAATTATGACTTTGCCCATCATCACAGCTCTATCGCGCGATGCCTTAATTTCTATACCCTCCAGTTTGCGCCAAGCCGCCGTAGGATTAGGAGCAACCCGATGGGAAACCATCTTGCAAATTCTGATTCCAGCAGCCTTTTCAGGGATAGTTAGCGCTGTGATGTTGGCACTCGGTCGGGCAATGGGAGAAACAATGGCTGTAACAATGTTGATTGGTAATTCCAACAACATTAGTATCTCACTGTTAGCACCAGGCAATACGATTTCTTCTCTATTAGCAAATCAATTTTCAGAAGCTAGTGGTTTGCAAGTTTCGGCTTTAATGTACGCTGCTTTAGTTCTATTCTTCTTGACCCTGGTAGTTAATATCATGGCCGAGTTTATCGTTCTGAGAGTCAAGCGACTGTAG
- the pstS gene encoding phosphate ABC transporter substrate-binding protein PstS, producing the protein MPSNFSVTKIHRLTASVSVLALTISLAACGGGQQNPDNTATKDAPSGTATDTTASSTTKLDLGGNLKLSGAGASFPAPLYDTWFTDLNKKYPNLQIDYASVGSGAGVEQFIKGTVDFGASDVAMKDEEIQKVPADKGVILLPVTAGSIVLAYNLPDVSELKLPRAVYADILLGKIKSWNDPQIAKANPGAKLPNQPITVVHRSDGSGTTGVFTKHLSTISPDWKTKVGEGKTVNWPVGVGAKGNEGVTAQIQQTQGSIGYVEYGYAKQNSLKFAALENKGGKFIVPSEESASKTLASATLPPNLRIFISDPEGADSYPIVTYTWLLVYKKYPDAAKAKAMEAAIEYALTEGQKNAVALGYVPLPQNVITKVAAAADQISPDYKIAVGSGTSASK; encoded by the coding sequence ATGCCCTCAAATTTTAGTGTAACAAAAATCCATCGCCTCACAGCTTCAGTTTCAGTGTTAGCACTGACAATTAGCCTAGCTGCATGTGGTGGCGGACAGCAAAATCCAGATAATACAGCCACCAAGGATGCTCCTTCTGGTACTGCTACAGATACCACAGCCTCTAGCACAACCAAATTAGATTTGGGTGGAAATCTCAAGTTAAGCGGGGCTGGTGCGTCTTTCCCAGCACCACTGTATGATACATGGTTTACGGATTTAAACAAAAAATATCCAAATCTACAAATTGACTATGCTTCAGTTGGTAGCGGTGCTGGAGTTGAGCAGTTTATCAAAGGGACTGTAGACTTTGGTGCTAGCGATGTTGCCATGAAGGATGAAGAAATCCAAAAAGTACCAGCAGATAAAGGCGTTATTTTACTGCCTGTAACTGCTGGTAGTATTGTGTTGGCTTACAACTTGCCTGATGTTTCAGAACTAAAGCTACCACGAGCCGTTTACGCCGATATTCTACTAGGCAAAATCAAGTCTTGGAATGATCCCCAAATTGCCAAGGCTAACCCAGGTGCAAAGCTTCCTAACCAGCCAATCACAGTTGTTCATCGTTCCGATGGTAGTGGAACAACAGGTGTGTTTACAAAACACCTCAGCACCATCAGTCCGGATTGGAAGACTAAAGTTGGTGAAGGTAAAACTGTCAACTGGCCTGTAGGAGTTGGTGCAAAAGGCAATGAGGGTGTTACCGCCCAAATCCAACAAACACAAGGTTCTATTGGTTATGTCGAATACGGCTACGCCAAACAAAATAGTCTCAAGTTTGCTGCTTTAGAAAATAAAGGCGGTAAGTTTATTGTCCCTAGTGAGGAGTCAGCCTCTAAAACTCTGGCATCAGCAACTCTACCGCCTAATCTCCGCATCTTCATTTCCGATCCAGAAGGCGCTGATTCTTATCCCATCGTCACTTACACTTGGCTGTTGGTTTACAAGAAATATCCTGATGCGGCAAAAGCTAAGGCTATGGAAGCTGCGATCGAATATGCTTTAACTGAAGGCCAGAAGAATGCTGTGGCACTAGGGTATGTTCCTCTGCCCCAAAACGTCATTACAAAGGTGGCTGCTGCTGCCGATCAAATTAGTCCAGATTATAAAATCGCTGTTGGTAGTGGTACTAGTGCTAGCAAGTAG
- a CDS encoding N-acetyltransferase family protein, whose translation MNKINTKLALKYRFFHPCQQQPINPACCQFQIRTATPADLISVSQIIAESFHSQQGIWGWAFPLLRLGIYEDLRHRMASPSSRHICLVAFEATTGAANNLVGSVELGVRYSDSWSQAGTGFPYLSNLAVHPQYRRHGVASGLLSSCEKVSRDWGFQDLYLHVLENNHQARQLYFKLGYRVHKVESNWNKFFLRRSSQMLLHKHLSTECTI comes from the coding sequence TTGAACAAAATCAATACTAAACTAGCCTTGAAATATCGGTTTTTTCATCCATGCCAGCAACAGCCAATTAATCCAGCTTGCTGCCAATTTCAAATTCGTACAGCTACACCTGCTGATTTAATCAGTGTTTCTCAAATTATTGCTGAAAGCTTTCACTCCCAACAGGGTATATGGGGATGGGCATTTCCATTGCTACGTCTCGGTATTTACGAAGACTTAAGGCATCGCATGGCATCACCTTCGTCGCGTCATATTTGTTTAGTGGCCTTTGAAGCTACTACTGGTGCGGCTAATAACTTAGTGGGAAGTGTAGAACTGGGTGTACGTTACAGTGATTCGTGGAGCCAGGCTGGCACGGGTTTTCCTTACTTATCTAATTTAGCAGTTCACCCGCAATACCGTAGACACGGTGTTGCTTCAGGGTTACTAAGTAGCTGTGAAAAAGTTTCTCGTGACTGGGGATTTCAAGACTTATACCTCCACGTTTTAGAAAATAACCATCAAGCAAGGCAACTTTATTTCAAGTTGGGATATCGGGTGCATAAAGTTGAATCGAATTGGAATAAATTTTTCCTAAGACGCTCAAGCCAAATGTTATTGCACAAGCATCTGAGTACTGAATGTACTATTTGA
- the pstA gene encoding phosphate ABC transporter permease PstA, with the protein MTSSFPERSLTRAPMSQRTLFNTVMTVVAFICGVLALVPLLAVLSYVIIQGFSSLNPSIFFELPPKALQQGGGFGNAILGTLLMVGIAALISIPFGVLAAIYITEFSSAQVARWVRFAANVLSGVPSIIAGVFAYGVVVLTLVKLNLGSYSALGGGFALAILMLPIIVRTTDEALQLVSQDLRQASVGLGATNFQTVTQVVLPAALPAIVTGATLAIARASGETAPLLFTALFSNFWPGSLFEPTASLAVLVYKYAISPFKNWQSLAWAASLILVLMVLITSIIARWATRKKV; encoded by the coding sequence ATGACTTCTAGTTTTCCAGAGCGCAGTTTAACTCGCGCTCCCATGTCTCAAAGGACACTGTTTAATACAGTAATGACTGTAGTCGCATTTATCTGTGGGGTATTGGCACTTGTGCCTTTGCTAGCAGTACTTTCTTACGTCATTATTCAAGGTTTTAGCAGTTTGAATCCCAGCATCTTTTTTGAACTGCCACCCAAAGCTTTACAACAGGGAGGAGGCTTTGGTAATGCAATTTTGGGTACACTATTAATGGTAGGAATTGCTGCCCTAATTAGTATTCCATTTGGTGTTTTGGCGGCAATTTACATCACAGAATTTAGCTCGGCCCAAGTAGCGAGATGGGTACGTTTTGCGGCTAACGTCCTGAGTGGAGTCCCGTCAATCATTGCTGGAGTATTTGCCTATGGCGTTGTAGTTTTGACACTGGTAAAGTTAAACTTAGGATCATACTCTGCTCTAGGTGGAGGGTTTGCACTGGCAATTTTGATGTTGCCAATTATTGTCCGAACCACTGATGAAGCCTTGCAGTTAGTATCGCAAGATTTGCGACAAGCATCTGTAGGGTTAGGAGCAACTAACTTTCAAACAGTAACACAAGTAGTGTTGCCAGCAGCCTTACCTGCAATTGTAACTGGGGCAACGTTAGCGATCGCCAGAGCATCTGGAGAAACCGCACCTTTACTATTTACCGCCCTGTTTTCCAATTTTTGGCCTGGTAGCTTATTTGAACCCACAGCTTCCCTTGCTGTTTTAGTTTATAAATATGCTATTTCTCCGTTTAAAAATTGGCAATCACTAGCTTGGGCAGCATCTTTGATTTTGGTATTGATGGTTTTAATCACAAGTATCATCGCTCGCTGGGCAACTCGCAAGAAAGTTTAG